Proteins co-encoded in one Vibrio fortis genomic window:
- the kefG gene encoding glutathione-regulated potassium-efflux system ancillary protein KefG, with protein MSDLLSTNNTVPKVLVIFAHPEPQTSIANQVMLKKIESLGHVKIHDLYAAYPDFFIDVPFEHELLLEHDIIVFQHPLFMYSCPALLKEWFDRVLGKGFAFGEQSALKGKYWRSVITTGGKEEAFGASGYNKYPLQEILQPFELTAALCQMHWLEPLVLHWARNVSDMTRYQHAESYRNWLREPLQLLEEQQREAQ; from the coding sequence ATGAGTGATTTGTTATCTACAAATAACACAGTACCCAAGGTCTTGGTGATATTTGCTCACCCAGAGCCCCAAACCTCGATTGCCAATCAAGTGATGCTGAAAAAAATAGAGTCGCTCGGTCATGTTAAAATTCATGATCTTTATGCGGCCTATCCAGACTTCTTTATCGATGTCCCATTTGAACATGAATTGCTCCTTGAGCATGACATCATCGTCTTTCAACATCCGCTGTTTATGTACTCTTGTCCTGCACTATTGAAAGAGTGGTTTGATCGCGTACTAGGCAAAGGATTTGCGTTCGGTGAACAGAGTGCATTGAAAGGTAAGTACTGGCGCAGCGTGATTACGACAGGCGGTAAAGAGGAGGCATTTGGTGCTTCGGGCTATAATAAATATCCACTACAAGAGATCTTGCAACCCTTTGAGCTGACGGCTGCCTTATGTCAAATGCATTGGCTAGAGCCTTTGGTTCTGCATTGGGCTCGAAATGTATCAGACATGACACGTTATCAACACGCCGAGTCTTACCGAAACTGGTTAAGGGAACCATTGCAGCTTCTTGAAGAGCAGCAAAGGGAGGCGCAGTAA
- a CDS encoding ABC transporter ATP-binding protein: MITFSDIQLLRGGKPLLDQASATLHPGDKVGLVGKNGCGKSTLFALIKDELSIDAGSFSKPAHWELAWVAQETPALERTAIEYVIDGDREYRGLEEQLIKAEQADNGTLVAEIHGKIETIGGYSIKARAAELLDGLGFSQDQMSWNLTQFSGGWRMRLNLAQALLCRSDLLLLDEPTNHLDLDAVMWLERWLQTYPGTLILISHDRDFLDPIVNRIVHVENQKLNEYTGNYSSFENQRAQKLVLQQAMYQKQQKQMAHMQSYIDRFRYKASKARQAQSRIKALEKMEQVLPAQFDNPFSFEFREPDALPNPILMMDEVSAGYGDNLILEKIRLNLVPGSRIGLLGRNGAGKSTLIKLLSGELKQQAGELSYSQGVKIGYFAQHQLETLHPEETPLQHMMQIAPKHTEQQLRDYLGSFGFQGDKALDKVAPFSGGEKARLVLALLVWQKPNLLLLDEPTNHLDLDMRQALTMALQTFEGAMVIVSHDRYLLRATTDDLYLVHDRQVAPFDGDLNDYYKWLTDQQKLERKEAQAQAPAKDGANSAAAKKEQKRREAEFRKLTAPLRKKLTQFEKQMDKFTADLEDAEQQLSDTSLYEAENKAKLNQVLALQATSKSQLEEVEMEWMSVQEELEQMEQDMENL, from the coding sequence ATGATTACTTTCTCGGATATTCAACTACTGCGCGGCGGTAAACCTCTGCTTGACCAAGCATCTGCGACTCTACACCCTGGCGACAAGGTGGGTTTAGTCGGTAAAAACGGTTGTGGTAAGTCCACACTGTTCGCTCTTATCAAAGACGAACTATCAATTGATGCCGGATCATTCAGTAAACCAGCACACTGGGAGCTGGCATGGGTTGCTCAAGAAACGCCGGCACTCGAGAGAACCGCAATAGAGTACGTAATTGATGGCGATCGTGAATATCGCGGTCTAGAAGAGCAGCTGATTAAAGCAGAACAAGCGGACAACGGTACCCTTGTTGCTGAGATTCACGGAAAAATAGAAACCATTGGTGGCTACAGCATCAAAGCAAGAGCCGCAGAACTTCTGGACGGTCTAGGCTTTAGCCAAGATCAGATGAGTTGGAATCTGACCCAGTTCTCTGGTGGTTGGCGTATGCGTCTAAACCTAGCACAAGCGCTATTGTGCCGCAGTGACTTACTATTGCTTGATGAACCGACCAACCACTTGGATTTAGACGCCGTAATGTGGCTAGAGCGTTGGCTACAAACCTACCCCGGCACATTGATCCTAATCTCGCACGATAGGGACTTCCTAGACCCAATCGTCAATCGCATTGTTCACGTTGAGAACCAGAAGCTCAACGAGTACACAGGTAACTACTCATCATTTGAGAATCAACGTGCCCAGAAGTTAGTACTGCAACAAGCGATGTACCAGAAGCAGCAAAAGCAGATGGCGCACATGCAGAGCTACATCGACCGCTTCCGCTACAAAGCTTCTAAGGCTCGCCAAGCACAAAGCCGTATCAAAGCGCTCGAAAAGATGGAGCAAGTGTTACCAGCTCAATTCGACAACCCATTCAGTTTCGAATTTAGAGAACCTGACGCACTGCCAAACCCTATCTTGATGATGGATGAAGTATCCGCGGGCTACGGTGATAACCTGATCCTAGAAAAGATCCGCTTGAACCTTGTTCCTGGTAGCCGCATTGGTCTACTCGGCCGTAACGGTGCGGGTAAATCGACGCTGATCAAGCTGCTTTCTGGTGAACTGAAACAACAAGCGGGTGAGCTGAGCTATTCGCAGGGTGTAAAGATCGGCTACTTTGCACAGCATCAATTGGAGACACTGCATCCAGAAGAGACGCCGCTGCAACACATGATGCAGATTGCGCCGAAGCATACAGAACAACAGCTGCGCGATTACTTAGGTAGCTTTGGTTTCCAAGGTGATAAAGCACTTGATAAGGTCGCACCGTTCTCTGGTGGTGAAAAAGCACGCTTGGTATTAGCTCTGCTGGTTTGGCAAAAGCCGAACCTACTGCTACTCGATGAACCAACCAACCACTTGGATCTCGACATGCGTCAAGCGTTAACCATGGCGTTGCAAACCTTCGAGGGCGCAATGGTGATTGTATCGCACGACAGATACTTACTGCGTGCAACTACCGATGACCTATATCTAGTGCATGACCGCCAAGTTGCACCTTTTGACGGCGACCTCAACGACTATTACAAGTGGCTGACTGATCAGCAAAAACTCGAGCGTAAAGAGGCTCAAGCGCAAGCTCCTGCTAAAGATGGTGCCAATAGCGCAGCGGCAAAGAAAGAGCAGAAACGTCGTGAGGCAGAGTTTAGAAAACTAACAGCGCCACTGCGTAAAAAGCTGACTCAGTTCGAGAAGCAGATGGACAAGTTCACAGCCGATCTTGAAGACGCTGAGCAGCAATTGTCTGATACTTCTCTGTATGAAGCCGAAAACAAAGCTAAACTTAATCAAGTACTCGCGCTCCAAGCAACAAGTAAATCTCAGCTTGAAGAGGTTGAAATGGAGTGGATGTCTGTTCAAGAAGAGCTTGAGCAGATGGAACAGGATATGGAAAACTTATGA
- a CDS encoding TIGR02444 family protein translates to MSSEHASTTLTLERLWQFSLSYYSARGVKDACLTLQNQYHGNVNLLLLLKWLDEQQLAFEKTEWHHIQQCLGRSESLLLSYRELRKHLKPHVVDSLYREALQFELQLEKQQQSDLVDCINGLPLTLNTDIPLVLQYCRLLSAESLYEFFSEPLAPEEHRVIN, encoded by the coding sequence ATGAGTTCAGAGCATGCGTCGACCACACTAACACTAGAGAGACTTTGGCAATTTAGCCTGAGTTATTATAGTGCTCGTGGTGTTAAAGATGCATGCCTAACCCTACAAAACCAATATCATGGCAATGTAAACCTACTGTTGCTCCTCAAATGGCTAGATGAGCAACAGCTGGCTTTCGAAAAGACTGAATGGCATCACATTCAACAATGCTTAGGTCGTTCAGAGTCGCTGCTTCTTAGCTATCGAGAACTGCGCAAACATCTCAAACCTCATGTAGTCGACTCACTTTATAGAGAAGCATTGCAATTCGAACTTCAGCTAGAAAAGCAGCAACAATCTGACCTTGTCGACTGTATCAATGGTCTTCCTCTAACATTGAACACCGATATACCCTTGGTATTGCAGTACTGCCGCCTACTCTCCGCCGAGTCACTTTATGAGTTCTTTTCAGAGCCACTGGCACCGGAAGAACACAGAGTAATAAACTAG
- a CDS encoding hydrolase has protein sequence MTIFTAATGLSNPHLQTLVPRFIRKQALFHPHWQTLETPDHDFLDLAWSEDPSNEGLDRKPIFVLFHGLEGSFESPYANGLMNAFAEDGWLSVMMHFRGCSGKPNRLARAYHSGEVEDARFFLRNLHAQFPNNPKVAVGISLGGNMLANYLAEYADDPLLSAATIVSAPFDLASCSSRIEKGFSKVYKKYLLNSLKSNALKKEKLLSEKLGITADTIKKIEKLYEFDDLITAPLHGFKNAQDYYAQCSALPKLNRIKLPTQIIHAKDDPFMTDDVIPKFILPDNIDYRLFQKGGHVGFITGSTFNPKFWLEEALPAYYESIQDSA, from the coding sequence ATGACAATTTTTACCGCTGCGACTGGCCTATCTAACCCCCACCTTCAAACCTTAGTCCCTAGGTTTATTCGCAAGCAGGCGTTGTTCCACCCTCATTGGCAAACATTGGAAACACCCGACCATGATTTTCTCGATCTCGCATGGAGCGAAGACCCAAGCAATGAAGGTCTAGACCGCAAGCCAATCTTCGTACTATTTCATGGTCTTGAGGGCAGCTTTGAAAGCCCCTACGCTAATGGCCTTATGAATGCGTTCGCTGAAGATGGGTGGTTATCGGTAATGATGCATTTTCGTGGCTGCAGCGGTAAGCCCAACCGTCTAGCTCGTGCTTACCACTCAGGCGAAGTGGAAGACGCTCGCTTTTTCTTAAGAAACCTGCATGCTCAGTTTCCTAATAATCCTAAAGTGGCGGTCGGTATCTCTTTAGGCGGTAACATGTTAGCCAACTATCTGGCCGAATACGCCGATGATCCTCTGCTCTCTGCGGCCACTATCGTCTCAGCGCCGTTTGATCTTGCCAGTTGCTCAAGTCGAATCGAAAAAGGGTTCTCTAAGGTTTACAAGAAGTACTTGTTGAACTCACTTAAATCCAACGCACTCAAGAAAGAGAAGCTGCTTTCAGAAAAATTAGGCATCACAGCAGATACGATCAAGAAGATCGAGAAACTGTATGAGTTTGATGATCTGATCACAGCTCCTCTGCACGGATTTAAGAATGCTCAAGACTACTATGCGCAATGTTCTGCGTTGCCGAAGCTTAATCGCATCAAGCTGCCCACGCAGATCATTCATGCCAAAGACGATCCTTTCATGACCGATGATGTGATCCCTAAGTTCATTCTGCCAGATAACATCGATTACCGACTGTTTCAGAAAGGCGGACATGTGGGCTTTATTACAGGCAGTACCTTTAACCCTAAATTTTGGTTAGAAGAAGCTTTGCCTGCCTACTATGAAAGTATTCAGGATTCGGCATAA
- a CDS encoding YheU family protein, protein MIIPWQDIAPETLDNLIKEFVLREGTDYGDVEISLQSKIDQVKQQLQSGEASIVFSELHETVDIQLTKRF, encoded by the coding sequence ATGATCATTCCATGGCAAGACATCGCGCCTGAAACTCTAGACAATCTGATCAAAGAGTTCGTGCTCAGAGAAGGCACCGACTACGGTGATGTTGAGATCTCATTGCAATCCAAAATCGACCAAGTGAAACAGCAATTGCAATCAGGGGAAGCGAGTATTGTTTTTTCTGAGCTGCATGAAACCGTCGATATCCAACTCACTAAACGCTTCTAG
- a CDS encoding phosphoribulokinase produces the protein MSAKHPIIAVTGSSGAGTTTTSEAFRKMFNMMDVKAAWVEGDSFHRFTRPEMDVEIRKAREQGKHISYFGPQANDFGALEEFFRQYGNEGTGQVRRYLHTFDEAVPYNQMPGTFTPWQEIPENSDVMFYEGLHGGVVDGDVNVSQHVDLLIGMVPIVNLEWIQKFVRDTRDRGHSREAVMDSIVRSMDDYLNYITPQFSRTHINFQRVPTVDTSNPLNAKGIPSLDESFVVIRLRGIKNVDFPYLLAMIDGSFMSRHNTLVVPGGKMSFAMELIVRPILQQLIETGKIG, from the coding sequence ATGTCCGCTAAACATCCAATTATTGCGGTTACGGGTTCTTCAGGAGCCGGAACCACCACCACCTCAGAAGCTTTCCGAAAAATGTTCAACATGATGGACGTGAAGGCTGCTTGGGTTGAAGGCGATAGTTTCCACCGCTTTACTCGTCCAGAAATGGATGTCGAGATCCGTAAAGCTCGAGAGCAAGGCAAGCACATCAGTTACTTCGGCCCGCAAGCCAATGATTTTGGTGCGCTTGAAGAGTTCTTTCGTCAATATGGCAACGAAGGTACAGGGCAAGTTCGACGCTACCTGCACACCTTTGACGAAGCGGTGCCTTACAATCAAATGCCGGGTACCTTTACTCCGTGGCAAGAGATCCCTGAAAACTCGGATGTGATGTTTTACGAAGGCTTACATGGTGGTGTCGTCGATGGCGACGTCAACGTATCACAGCACGTTGACCTGCTGATTGGCATGGTACCCATCGTAAACCTAGAGTGGATTCAGAAGTTCGTCCGAGACACACGCGATCGTGGGCATTCCCGTGAAGCAGTAATGGACTCCATTGTTCGCTCTATGGATGATTACCTCAACTACATCACTCCACAGTTTTCGCGCACGCATATCAATTTTCAGCGAGTTCCGACTGTTGATACCTCTAACCCACTTAATGCAAAAGGCATCCCTAGCCTTGACGAAAGTTTTGTAGTTATTCGTTTGCGTGGTATCAAAAACGTCGATTTCCCGTATCTACTCGCTATGATTGATGGCTCATTTATGTCACGTCATAACACGCTTGTTGTGCCAGGTGGGAAAATGAGCTTTGCTATGGAGCTCATCGTAAGACCTATCTTACAACAGCTCATCGAAACGGGAAAAATTGGCTAA
- the crp gene encoding cAMP-activated global transcriptional regulator CRP, producing MVLGKPQTDPTLEWFLSHCHIHKYPSKSTLIHAGEKAETLYYIVKGSVAVLIKDEEGKEMILSYLNQGDFIGELGLFEEDQERTAWVRAKSPCEVAEISFKKFRQLIQVNPDILMRLSAQMASRLQVTSQKVGDLAFLDVTGRIAQTLLNLAKQPDAMTHPDGMQIKITRQEIGQIVGCSRETVGRILKMLEEQNLISAHGKTIVVYGTR from the coding sequence ATGGTTCTAGGTAAACCTCAAACCGATCCAACATTAGAGTGGTTCCTTTCACACTGTCATATTCATAAGTACCCTTCAAAGAGTACTCTGATTCACGCTGGTGAAAAGGCAGAGACCCTGTACTACATCGTTAAGGGTTCTGTGGCAGTTCTTATCAAAGACGAAGAAGGTAAGGAAATGATTCTTTCTTACCTAAACCAAGGCGACTTTATCGGCGAACTTGGTCTATTCGAAGAAGACCAAGAGCGTACTGCATGGGTTCGTGCAAAATCTCCTTGTGAAGTTGCAGAGATTTCTTTCAAGAAATTCCGTCAACTTATCCAAGTGAACCCAGACATCCTGATGCGCCTTTCTGCGCAAATGGCTAGCCGTCTTCAAGTAACCAGCCAAAAAGTTGGTGACTTAGCGTTCCTTGACGTTACTGGTCGTATCGCACAAACGCTACTAAACCTAGCGAAACAACCTGATGCGATGACTCACCCAGACGGCATGCAAATCAAGATCACTCGTCAAGAGATTGGTCAGATTGTTGGCTGTTCACGTGAGACTGTAGGTCGTATCTTGAAGATGCTAGAAGAGCAAAACCTAATTTCTGCTCACGGTAAAACTATTGTGGTTTACGGTACTCGTTAA
- a CDS encoding DUF1338 domain-containing protein, whose protein sequence is MTPDLLFKSLWDDYIERLCPSAEKVHQLLKEEEDLINDHIALRTFNVAPLGIDTLAKPFLALGYKACGDYVFESKKLVAKHFEHPDPNQPKVFISELKVEECSPELQAIVAKLVAQVDASKLEGQNFLFGGRLWNLDFQDYKQLATESEYASWLAAHGYGANHFTVSVNQLNEFTEVQAVNDHLSASGFTINSVGGQVKGSPEVLLEQSSTMADKVKVEFSEGVELVPGGFYEFAKRYPMANGELYTGFVAASADKIFESTNG, encoded by the coding sequence ATGACACCCGATCTACTGTTCAAATCCCTGTGGGATGACTATATCGAACGCCTCTGCCCATCCGCTGAGAAGGTACATCAGCTGTTGAAAGAAGAGGAAGACCTCATTAATGATCACATCGCGCTGCGTACATTTAATGTCGCACCTTTGGGGATTGATACGCTGGCTAAACCCTTCTTGGCACTTGGCTATAAAGCGTGTGGTGACTACGTGTTTGAAAGCAAAAAGCTAGTGGCTAAACACTTTGAACACCCAGATCCAAACCAACCAAAAGTGTTCATCAGTGAATTGAAAGTAGAAGAATGTTCTCCTGAGCTACAAGCGATTGTTGCGAAGTTGGTAGCGCAGGTAGATGCAAGCAAGCTAGAAGGTCAAAATTTCCTATTCGGTGGTCGCTTATGGAACTTGGATTTCCAAGATTACAAACAACTGGCGACAGAGAGCGAATACGCTTCTTGGTTGGCGGCGCACGGTTACGGTGCTAACCACTTTACCGTGAGTGTGAATCAGCTAAATGAGTTCACCGAAGTACAAGCTGTGAATGATCACCTGAGTGCGTCTGGCTTTACAATCAACAGTGTCGGTGGCCAAGTAAAAGGCTCTCCAGAGGTTCTACTAGAGCAATCATCAACAATGGCTGACAAAGTTAAGGTTGAGTTCTCAGAAGGGGTAGAGTTGGTTCCAGGTGGTTTCTATGAGTTTGCTAAGCGCTACCCAATGGCCAATGGCGAGCTTTATACCGGATTTGTTGCTGCTTCAGCGGATAAGATCTTCGAGAGCACCAACGGTTAA